In one window of Poriferisphaera corsica DNA:
- a CDS encoding MFS transporter has translation MTVITRMTQPMSPSAQPYMSRQSYRHELVTVMLLPLAISLVEGSVITVLAKRVFDVGPFAFATMMAAPMFANLTSFMWASAAKGKRKVRFIAGLQGLLLLCLVGIAFLPISAGGAFALVGLTVLSRCCLAGVATLRSTVWRQNYPRRSRARITSKLVLITSLVLALGPLPVYYLLDGNPMRFRWLFVGVAVIGGLGVLSYSRIRLRTERQLLAQERRGRDEDDADGLQRTGFVSVLRNDRFFRHYMTWQFCAGVGNMVGETAIIALIIKWTVVQPTYVPILLNATVPMLMATLTLPMWAKYMDRVHITTFRTRHAFTWILAQFGYWVVGVMVAMGSGMWWLVVLPRIMQGLARSGGLLAWNLGHNDFADKRLVTTYMGIHVTLTGVRGFFASYLAILLLEGWNDLPWVSGLLPKFDGIHHHVFLITTGLCIAAQAGFYSLHRMYKRQQAEADKAEDQVFSDAV, from the coding sequence ATGACTGTGATTACTCGGATGACACAACCGATGTCGCCTTCGGCGCAGCCTTATATGTCTAGGCAGAGTTATCGCCACGAGTTGGTGACGGTAATGCTATTGCCGTTGGCAATCTCTTTGGTCGAAGGTTCGGTGATCACGGTGTTGGCGAAACGTGTGTTTGACGTTGGGCCGTTTGCGTTTGCGACAATGATGGCGGCGCCGATGTTTGCGAACCTGACCTCATTTATGTGGGCGTCGGCAGCAAAGGGAAAGCGGAAGGTACGTTTTATAGCGGGGTTGCAGGGACTGCTGCTGCTGTGCTTGGTTGGGATTGCATTTTTGCCAATTAGTGCGGGCGGAGCGTTTGCATTGGTCGGACTGACGGTTTTGTCTCGATGCTGTTTGGCGGGCGTGGCGACGTTGCGATCAACGGTATGGCGGCAGAACTACCCGAGGCGGTCGAGGGCGCGGATTACGTCAAAGCTGGTTTTGATTACATCATTGGTTTTGGCGTTGGGGCCGCTGCCGGTGTATTACTTGTTAGATGGTAACCCAATGCGGTTTCGGTGGCTGTTTGTCGGGGTGGCTGTGATTGGGGGATTAGGCGTCTTGTCCTATTCGAGGATTAGACTGCGGACAGAACGGCAGTTGCTTGCTCAAGAGAGAAGGGGCCGAGATGAAGATGATGCGGATGGATTGCAGCGAACGGGGTTCGTGTCGGTGTTGCGGAACGATCGGTTTTTCAGACATTACATGACGTGGCAGTTTTGCGCGGGCGTGGGAAACATGGTGGGCGAGACAGCGATCATTGCGTTGATTATTAAATGGACGGTTGTGCAACCCACCTATGTGCCGATTTTACTGAATGCTACTGTGCCGATGCTGATGGCGACACTGACGTTGCCGATGTGGGCAAAGTATATGGACCGGGTGCATATCACCACGTTCCGGACACGGCATGCGTTTACATGGATCTTGGCACAGTTTGGCTATTGGGTTGTCGGGGTAATGGTAGCGATGGGCAGTGGGATGTGGTGGCTAGTTGTGCTGCCAAGGATCATGCAGGGCTTAGCGAGATCGGGCGGGTTATTAGCATGGAATTTGGGACACAACGATTTTGCGGATAAGCGGCTGGTGACTACATACATGGGAATCCATGTGACGTTAACTGGGGTGAGAGGATTCTTTGCGTCGTACTTGGCTATCTTGCTATTAGAGGGCTGGAATGATTTGCCGTGGGTATCTGGGTTACTGCCGAAGTTCGATGGGATTCACCATCATGTATTTCTAATTACGACGGGGCTATGTATTGCGGCGCAGGCTGGGTTCTACTCTCTGCATCGGATGTATAAACGGCAGCAAGCCGAGGCTGACAAAGCAGAAGATCAGGTCTTCTCTGATGCTGTCTAG
- a CDS encoding response regulator, producing the protein MTATHQVTNSLTTGQVAKYCGVNYRTVIRWIERGEMKAYQLPGRGDNRIEIEDLIAFLRKNQMPIPLELSGGLSRVLVVESDRTQAQSLSQSLTSGGYEVQVAQFGFHAGAQIDSYRPALIIFDLQTPGLGGIEAVHYLRGNSRTKHLKVLLISDNANEDQHALLDAGANAVIQKPFQPHDLLAKVGQLVGKPNE; encoded by the coding sequence ATGACCGCAACGCATCAAGTGACCAATTCATTAACAACGGGCCAAGTAGCGAAATACTGTGGCGTTAACTATCGAACCGTGATTCGTTGGATCGAACGTGGCGAGATGAAGGCGTACCAGTTGCCGGGCCGCGGCGACAACCGTATTGAGATCGAGGATCTGATTGCGTTCTTGCGCAAGAATCAGATGCCGATTCCGCTAGAGTTGTCGGGCGGGCTAAGCAGGGTGCTGGTTGTTGAGAGCGACAGGACGCAAGCCCAGAGCTTGTCGCAATCTTTGACATCGGGCGGGTATGAAGTTCAAGTGGCTCAGTTTGGTTTCCATGCTGGGGCACAGATCGATTCGTATCGGCCTGCGCTGATCATATTTGATCTGCAGACGCCTGGGCTTGGCGGGATTGAAGCAGTGCATTATCTGCGAGGCAACTCGCGGACGAAGCATTTGAAGGTGCTGCTGATATCTGACAATGCGAATGAGGATCAGCATGCGTTGCTGGACGCTGGCGCGAATGCTGTGATTCAGAAGCCGTTCCAACCGCATGATCTGCTTGCGAAGGTCGGTCAATTGGTTGGCAAGCCGAATGAGTAA
- the recO gene encoding DNA repair protein RecO — protein sequence MPRITDQAICVRHLDWSETSQIVVLFTREFGLVRGVAKGSKRMSPSAVARFSGGIELLTRGEVVAMVKQQESLAAITEWDLQDDCHVFRRKLKLQQLGLYAADLVGHLFAEQDPHPRSFFALQQVLEKLCEIYRIDRSCPDTMCQAAVLGFVYLLLRDVGYAPNVTHDVLTGEELTQQNSFHFDPIAGGLTMEPTQDDWRVRLSTVKILRQTAGLVPMGSGEEGEDIEAKVGYTFDQIYSMLSKVEGDTLKRANRLLCSYIRSLLDKQLPTMGYILKQHAK from the coding sequence ATGCCACGGATAACGGATCAAGCGATATGTGTGAGGCATTTAGACTGGTCGGAGACGAGCCAGATCGTTGTGCTATTTACACGCGAGTTTGGCTTGGTTCGTGGGGTAGCGAAGGGTTCTAAGCGAATGTCGCCGTCGGCGGTTGCGCGGTTTTCGGGTGGGATTGAGCTGCTGACTCGGGGTGAGGTTGTGGCGATGGTGAAGCAGCAAGAATCTCTGGCGGCGATTACGGAATGGGATTTACAGGATGACTGCCATGTGTTCCGTAGGAAGCTGAAGCTGCAGCAGTTGGGGTTATATGCGGCGGATCTGGTGGGGCATTTGTTTGCAGAGCAAGATCCACACCCCCGAAGCTTTTTTGCACTACAACAGGTGCTGGAGAAGTTGTGTGAGATCTATCGGATCGATAGATCATGCCCGGATACGATGTGCCAAGCGGCGGTACTTGGGTTTGTGTATTTATTGTTGCGAGATGTGGGATATGCGCCGAATGTGACGCATGACGTACTGACTGGGGAAGAACTGACCCAGCAAAATAGTTTTCATTTTGATCCAATTGCAGGCGGGTTAACCATGGAGCCAACGCAGGATGATTGGCGGGTCAGGCTGTCAACTGTGAAAATATTGAGGCAAACGGCAGGACTAGTGCCTATGGGAAGCGGTGAAGAAGGGGAAGATATTGAAGCAAAGGTGGGTTATACATTCGATCAGATCTATTCGATGCTTAGTAAGGTTGAGGGCGATACGTTAAAGCGGGCGAATCGTTTACTGTGCTCATATATACGGTCGCTGTTAGATAAGCAGCTGCCGACGATGGGGTATATCTTAAAACAGCATGCGAAGTGA
- a CDS encoding glycosyltransferase encodes MSIPTTILEYLLMLIWLVWIGQAIFGLRNVHMFLRRERKKQHQEQNNPKFADHTPPALIIVPVKGSDDQLATHMQGLLEQDYPDFRIIFTTESHNDPAFIAIREYLGSDATESELPDHDGQVLHWLNLQNLTRTPGLQSIHLVDAGLASNEAQKVHNQIAAMELFTDHDEAVVYADADAVMGPDWLRRIIAPLASEQIGCTTAWRWLVPEKGAKANLPTKLACIINSSIVTLMGRDRRNCAWGGSMAVLRSTLTEIDMPKPWRGTFNDDVNLSNAINNIDKRVYLVPNMLVRGPVTFNWLSLLEFGRRQYMHARVYQPASWSVGPFGTSLYLLGFLSAVIALFVYTDSPVFPIAVLTLISVFITDFFRGRIRKQIAKHSLDRKAFEELAGVWIYEYFATPLYMFVHWLCCVASIFGNHFTWGGIQYKINAPHDIEIVKRS; translated from the coding sequence ATGAGTATCCCAACCACTATCCTCGAATACCTACTCATGCTCATCTGGCTCGTCTGGATTGGTCAAGCCATCTTTGGCCTGAGGAACGTTCACATGTTCCTCCGCCGCGAACGTAAAAAACAACATCAAGAACAAAACAATCCTAAGTTTGCAGACCACACTCCGCCAGCCCTGATCATCGTTCCCGTCAAAGGCTCCGACGATCAGCTCGCCACCCACATGCAGGGACTCCTCGAACAAGACTACCCCGATTTCCGCATCATTTTCACGACCGAATCACACAACGATCCAGCCTTCATTGCCATCAGAGAATACCTCGGTTCAGATGCAACCGAATCCGAGCTTCCCGATCACGATGGCCAAGTCCTACACTGGCTCAACCTTCAAAACCTCACCCGCACGCCCGGCCTCCAATCTATCCATCTCGTCGACGCAGGCCTTGCCAGCAATGAAGCACAAAAAGTACACAACCAGATTGCTGCAATGGAGCTCTTCACCGACCATGATGAAGCAGTTGTCTACGCTGATGCCGATGCCGTGATGGGGCCCGATTGGCTTAGAAGAATCATCGCCCCACTCGCAAGTGAACAAATCGGTTGTACCACCGCTTGGCGATGGCTTGTGCCTGAAAAAGGTGCAAAAGCCAATCTGCCCACCAAGCTTGCATGCATCATCAATTCATCCATCGTCACACTCATGGGACGCGATCGCCGTAACTGTGCCTGGGGTGGTTCAATGGCCGTGCTTCGTTCAACACTCACCGAAATCGACATGCCCAAACCTTGGCGTGGTACTTTCAACGACGATGTAAATCTCTCCAACGCCATCAACAACATCGACAAACGCGTTTACCTCGTTCCCAACATGCTTGTACGCGGCCCGGTCACCTTTAATTGGCTCTCACTACTCGAGTTTGGCCGCCGTCAATATATGCATGCACGCGTCTACCAGCCCGCTTCTTGGAGTGTCGGCCCATTCGGCACATCCCTCTATCTTCTCGGCTTCCTCTCCGCCGTCATTGCCCTCTTTGTTTATACCGACTCACCAGTATTTCCGATCGCGGTTCTCACACTCATCAGCGTCTTTATCACCGACTTCTTCCGAGGACGTATCCGCAAACAGATCGCCAAGCATTCTCTCGATCGCAAAGCCTTCGAAGAGCTTGCCGGCGTATGGATCTACGAATACTTCGCCACACCGCTATACATGTTTGTTCATTGGCTTTGTTGCGTCGCCTCAATCTTCGGCAACCATTTCACTTGGGGCGGCATCCAATACAAAATCAATGCGCCTCACGACATCGAAATCGTGAAACGCAGCTAA
- a CDS encoding adenylate kinase family protein: protein MNRYKTVLLFGAPGSGKGTQGAVLGRIPGYYHMSCGDVFRNLDIHSDLGKVFYEYSSRGELVPDDVTVKMWAKNISARHTLGEFKPHFDLLILDGIPRTIEQAELMREHIDVLKVVHLVCRDQEAMIERLRRRALKQNRFDDADEKVIRQRWEVYEQETKPVLDFYSDSVISEVDAIGSPARVLDEVLKQVVPIQDAKFAEFDGA, encoded by the coding sequence ATGAATCGTTACAAGACCGTCCTATTGTTTGGCGCCCCCGGCTCCGGTAAAGGCACGCAAGGTGCCGTCCTCGGCCGCATCCCCGGTTACTACCATATGTCCTGTGGTGACGTCTTCCGCAACCTCGACATCCACTCCGACCTCGGCAAAGTCTTCTACGAGTACTCGTCTCGTGGTGAGCTTGTCCCCGATGACGTGACCGTCAAAATGTGGGCCAAAAACATCTCCGCCCGTCACACGCTCGGCGAATTCAAGCCGCACTTCGACCTCCTCATCCTTGACGGCATCCCACGCACAATCGAACAAGCCGAGCTGATGAGAGAGCACATCGACGTCTTGAAAGTTGTTCACCTCGTCTGTCGTGACCAGGAAGCCATGATCGAACGCCTTCGCCGTCGTGCTCTCAAGCAAAATCGTTTTGATGACGCAGATGAAAAAGTAATCCGTCAACGCTGGGAAGTTTACGAGCAGGAAACCAAGCCTGTTCTCGATTTCTATTCCGATAGCGTCATCTCCGAAGTCGACGCCATCGGCTCACCTGCCCGCGTCCTCGACGAAGTCCTCAAGCAAGTCGTCCCGATCCAGGACGCTAAATTCGCTGAATTTGATGGTGCATAA
- a CDS encoding type II secretion system protein: MRSNHMIQRGGFTLIELLVVISIIALLIGVLLPALGAAKKAAERASCLSNIRQLSIAANAYSATNRDLAIPSYNMVGNGASDTLIDGWGPILDKGGYVPGSNELYTTAFTCPSALDVAGMVSGQTTNTDDPMGWMAWPNRRSGSGSGNVAMTIPAKGYHKIIKVAYWINGDNPIGKDKIFEQSQYYTCSVGYTNQSTGETMMPVPLVTYRRPSDLVMLADGVYSGKHSKARIGTEKSRIGYRHNGDPASANAAFADGHAESINGDVFPTGVRSLDEATGANYTIFAKPKW; this comes from the coding sequence ATGAGATCTAATCACATGATTCAGCGAGGTGGTTTTACGTTAATTGAGCTTCTCGTCGTGATTTCAATTATTGCACTTTTAATTGGCGTGCTATTGCCAGCGCTTGGAGCGGCAAAGAAGGCTGCAGAGCGAGCATCGTGCTTATCGAATATCCGGCAACTCAGTATTGCTGCGAATGCGTACTCGGCAACGAATCGTGATCTTGCAATTCCGTCGTACAACATGGTCGGGAACGGTGCGAGCGACACGTTGATTGATGGATGGGGGCCAATTTTGGATAAAGGGGGATATGTACCGGGGAGCAACGAACTGTATACGACAGCATTTACGTGCCCAAGTGCATTAGATGTAGCTGGAATGGTAAGCGGGCAAACGACGAATACGGATGACCCGATGGGCTGGATGGCGTGGCCGAACCGGCGAAGCGGCAGCGGGAGTGGCAACGTTGCGATGACAATTCCTGCGAAGGGATATCACAAGATTATCAAGGTGGCATACTGGATCAATGGTGATAATCCGATCGGAAAAGACAAGATCTTTGAACAATCGCAGTACTACACATGCAGTGTGGGTTATACGAATCAGTCCACAGGCGAAACGATGATGCCAGTTCCGCTAGTGACATACCGGAGGCCATCGGATTTAGTGATGCTGGCTGATGGGGTGTATTCGGGGAAACATTCAAAAGCGCGAATCGGTACGGAAAAAAGTCGCATTGGGTATCGCCATAACGGTGATCCAGCGAGCGCAAATGCTGCCTTTGCTGATGGACACGCGGAATCGATCAATGGGGATGTGTTCCCAACAGGTGTGAGGTCACTGGATGAGGCAACGGGTGCGAATTACACCATCTTTGCAAAGCCAAAGTGGTAG
- a CDS encoding RrF2 family transcriptional regulator — protein MTRKTDYALVALSFLGHRHETEGGPASARFIADTYHLPLPLLMNILKELSSAGLLTSTRGATGGYRLAKEPAEISVLNVVEAIEGPLRVTLCADENAPAVCNCNILEECPIRKPIRGLHFRIAEFFGKTSLADVIAESAFECCEETNTHQVSVSAANGSGYGEANGSCKVNE, from the coding sequence TTGACAAGAAAAACGGACTACGCGTTAGTGGCGTTATCATTTTTGGGTCATCGCCACGAAACGGAAGGCGGGCCGGCGTCGGCTAGGTTTATTGCTGACACGTATCATTTGCCTTTGCCGCTCTTGATGAACATTTTGAAAGAACTGTCATCAGCGGGTTTGCTGACAAGTACACGAGGAGCAACGGGTGGATACCGATTAGCCAAAGAACCGGCTGAAATCTCGGTACTGAACGTTGTTGAAGCCATCGAAGGGCCGTTACGCGTGACGCTGTGTGCGGATGAAAATGCTCCGGCGGTGTGTAACTGCAACATCCTTGAAGAGTGTCCGATCCGGAAACCGATCCGTGGGTTGCACTTTCGGATTGCTGAATTTTTTGGAAAAACATCGCTGGCTGACGTGATCGCTGAGAGTGCTTTTGAGTGCTGCGAAGAGACAAACACACATCAGGTTAGCGTAAGTGCGGCGAATGGTAGTGGTTACGGTGAGGCGAACGGTAGCTGCAAAGTTAACGAGTGA
- a CDS encoding IscS subfamily cysteine desulfurase — MALELPIYMDNNATTPLDPRVLDAMMPYLTSKYGNAASRSHTFGWEAEDAVSKARKQVAKLIGASPKEIIWTSGSTEGCNLAIKGVAEMYGPRKEDGSCRGHIITTSYEHKAVLDPCKRLQREGFDVTFIDPHEDGVITAAQVAEAIREDTILVTIMWANNEIGTINEVDEIGKLCKEKGILFHTDATQAVGKIPIDVERDGVDLLCGSGHKIYGPKGVGFLYVRRRKPRVRLSPMIDGGGHERGMRSGTLNVPGIVGMGESCELAGKEMNADAERLSKLRDRLIDGVLSQLDMAVLNGDKEKRLPQTANISFPYVEGESLMMAMKDIAVSSGSACTSASLEPSYVLKSLGLGDELAHSSIRFGLSRWSTEEEVDYTVEKVVSAVNHLLEMSPLYDMVKEGIDLSTVEWGGH; from the coding sequence ATGGCATTGGAACTGCCCATTTATATGGATAACAACGCAACGACGCCACTAGATCCTCGTGTGCTCGATGCGATGATGCCGTACCTAACTAGCAAGTATGGCAACGCGGCGTCACGTTCACACACCTTTGGCTGGGAGGCTGAAGATGCGGTGTCGAAGGCGCGTAAACAGGTTGCGAAACTGATTGGTGCTTCACCGAAAGAGATTATTTGGACGAGTGGCTCAACAGAGGGTTGCAACCTAGCGATTAAGGGCGTGGCTGAAATGTACGGGCCTCGGAAGGAAGATGGTAGTTGCCGCGGGCATATCATCACAACTTCTTACGAGCACAAAGCTGTACTCGACCCATGCAAACGGCTTCAACGTGAAGGATTTGATGTCACGTTTATTGACCCACATGAAGACGGTGTGATCACGGCGGCTCAGGTTGCTGAGGCGATCCGCGAAGACACGATTCTTGTGACGATCATGTGGGCTAACAATGAGATAGGCACAATAAACGAGGTTGATGAGATCGGGAAGCTGTGCAAGGAAAAAGGAATTCTTTTCCATACAGATGCGACACAGGCTGTCGGCAAGATTCCGATTGACGTGGAGCGTGACGGTGTGGATCTGCTTTGCGGTTCGGGCCATAAGATATATGGGCCGAAGGGAGTTGGGTTCTTGTATGTGAGAAGAAGAAAACCGCGTGTACGCTTGAGTCCAATGATTGATGGCGGGGGTCACGAGCGTGGCATGCGAAGCGGTACGCTGAACGTCCCGGGAATCGTTGGAATGGGCGAATCGTGCGAACTTGCTGGTAAAGAAATGAACGCGGATGCGGAACGTCTCAGCAAGCTTAGAGATCGCTTAATCGACGGGGTTCTGAGCCAACTAGATATGGCTGTGTTGAATGGGGACAAGGAAAAACGCTTGCCACAAACCGCAAACATCAGCTTCCCTTATGTTGAGGGCGAATCGCTGATGATGGCGATGAAGGATATCGCTGTAAGTTCAGGCTCTGCGTGCACGAGCGCATCGCTTGAGCCAAGCTATGTGCTGAAGTCATTGGGGCTGGGTGATGAATTAGCGCATAGTTCGATTCGCTTCGGGCTTAGCCGATGGTCAACTGAAGAAGAAGTGGACTATACGGTTGAGAAGGTTGTTAGTGCAGTCAATCACTTACTTGAGATGAGCCCGCTGTACGACATGGTCAAAGAAGGAATTGATCTGTCGACGGTCGAATGGGGCGGCCATTAA
- the iscU gene encoding Fe-S cluster assembly scaffold IscU gives MAYSEKVIDHYENPRNVGALDKGSKQVGTGVVGAPECGDVMKLQIQVNEETGVIEDAKFKTFGCGSAIASSSLATEWLKGRTIEQAKEIKNTEIVNELSLPPVKIHCSVLAEDAIRHAISDYEEKNEK, from the coding sequence ATGGCTTACTCAGAAAAAGTAATTGATCATTATGAGAATCCACGAAACGTAGGTGCGCTGGACAAAGGCTCTAAACAAGTTGGCACAGGCGTGGTTGGTGCGCCTGAGTGTGGCGACGTGATGAAACTCCAGATTCAAGTGAATGAAGAGACGGGCGTAATTGAAGATGCCAAATTCAAGACGTTTGGCTGCGGCAGTGCGATTGCATCGAGTTCGCTGGCGACGGAATGGCTGAAAGGTCGAACGATTGAGCAGGCGAAAGAGATCAAGAACACAGAGATTGTGAACGAGCTGTCATTACCGCCCGTGAAGATCCACTGCTCGGTTTTGGCCGAAGATGCGATCCGTCACGCAATCAGCGATTATGAAGAAAAGAACGAGAAATAA
- the erpA gene encoding iron-sulfur cluster insertion protein ErpA has product MAIELTESAAREIKTIVDQQELDTEKVRLRVGVKGGGCSGFSYLLDLTEQERDTDELFEQHEVKIVCDPKSYLYLNGTTIDFKDEIMQRGFVFNNPNANSTCGCGSSFSA; this is encoded by the coding sequence ATGGCAATTGAATTAACAGAATCAGCAGCACGTGAGATCAAGACTATTGTAGATCAGCAAGAGCTGGATACTGAGAAAGTCAGGTTACGTGTAGGCGTTAAAGGTGGGGGCTGCAGTGGGTTTTCATACCTTCTGGATTTGACTGAGCAAGAACGTGACACGGATGAGCTATTCGAACAGCACGAAGTGAAAATCGTTTGCGATCCGAAGTCATACCTATACCTGAACGGTACGACGATTGATTTCAAAGATGAAATCATGCAGCGTGGGTTTGTGTTCAACAATCCGAACGCAAACAGCACCTGTGGTTGCGGCAGCAGCTTCAGCGCATAA
- a CDS encoding SAM-dependent methyltransferase encodes MDEQKDFEFVSRGGLKLWEAIGAFKLNAEGKVCCDLGCSVGGFVEAWLRAGAKKVYAVDTAYGQLAWKLRQDERVIVLERKNALHVEVGEPCDFVSVDLGWTKQDRAVPAALRWLKNDDQEARVVSLIKPHYEMTFEERGLDDSTENTKYRGKKGKKKAKAKRLTDDEAAQVNDRVLKEIMPGLEVKVEACIESPIRGAKGGNVEYLAELKRLHRSS; translated from the coding sequence ATGGATGAACAGAAGGATTTTGAATTCGTAAGCCGGGGTGGATTGAAGCTTTGGGAAGCGATCGGTGCGTTTAAGCTAAATGCCGAAGGGAAAGTGTGTTGCGATTTAGGCTGTAGTGTTGGCGGGTTTGTTGAGGCTTGGCTGAGAGCGGGCGCAAAAAAGGTGTATGCGGTAGACACGGCTTATGGCCAACTTGCATGGAAGCTGCGACAGGACGAACGCGTGATTGTTTTGGAACGTAAAAATGCACTACATGTCGAAGTTGGGGAGCCTTGCGATTTTGTAAGTGTGGATCTTGGATGGACGAAGCAAGATAGAGCTGTGCCGGCAGCATTGCGGTGGCTAAAGAATGACGATCAGGAAGCTCGTGTTGTTTCGCTTATTAAGCCGCATTACGAAATGACATTTGAGGAACGTGGTTTAGATGATTCAACTGAAAACACCAAATATCGTGGCAAAAAAGGTAAAAAGAAAGCGAAAGCAAAACGCCTGACTGACGATGAAGCGGCACAAGTGAACGATCGGGTACTGAAAGAGATCATGCCTGGGCTGGAGGTCAAGGTAGAGGCTTGCATCGAATCGCCAATCCGAGGTGCCAAAGGGGGCAATGTTGAGTATCTGGCTGAACTGAAACGCTTACATCGATCGTCTTAA
- a CDS encoding class I fructose-bisphosphate aldolase: MSDIDPRIVQLLGSEAQELLTYSAQGFVKEHLHLPGPAFVDRVLLNSDRSPQVLRNFQSILSHGRLRNTGFVSVLPVDQGIEHSAGASFAANPLYFDPENIIKLAMDGGCNAVATTLGALASVSRKYAHKIPFICKLNHNELLTYPNHFEQIMFASVSQAYDLGATAVGATIYFGSEDSDRQIVEVSEAFHHAHSLGMVTILWCYLRNNAFKKGGVDYHSAADLTGQANHLGVTIKADIIKQKLPTTNGGFTALQFGKTDDRVYTQLTPNEKSVGHPIELTRYQIANCYMGRSPLINSGGASAGESDLADAVRTAVINKRAGGMGLISGRKAFQRPMNDGINLLHTIQDVYLDSNITIA; this comes from the coding sequence ATGTCCGATATTGATCCACGTATTGTTCAATTGCTCGGATCCGAGGCTCAAGAGCTGTTGACTTATTCCGCTCAAGGATTTGTGAAAGAACATTTACATCTTCCGGGCCCAGCGTTTGTAGATCGAGTTTTATTGAACTCTGATCGAAGTCCGCAAGTGTTACGAAATTTTCAATCCATACTTTCGCACGGTCGTCTACGCAATACCGGTTTCGTTTCTGTTCTCCCTGTCGATCAAGGCATTGAGCATTCTGCGGGCGCATCGTTTGCCGCTAACCCACTATATTTTGATCCCGAAAATATTATTAAGCTCGCAATGGATGGCGGTTGTAATGCAGTCGCTACAACACTTGGAGCCCTTGCTTCAGTGTCACGAAAATATGCGCATAAGATCCCATTCATTTGCAAACTTAATCACAATGAGCTTTTGACATATCCCAATCATTTTGAACAAATTATGTTCGCCTCGGTATCTCAAGCATACGATCTTGGGGCGACAGCGGTGGGCGCTACAATTTACTTTGGCTCTGAAGATTCAGATCGACAGATTGTTGAAGTTTCAGAAGCTTTTCATCATGCACATTCACTCGGCATGGTAACCATTCTCTGGTGTTATCTGCGCAATAACGCCTTCAAGAAGGGTGGTGTCGACTATCACTCCGCCGCTGATCTGACAGGACAAGCCAATCACCTTGGCGTGACAATCAAAGCAGATATTATCAAGCAAAAATTGCCAACAACCAATGGTGGCTTTACGGCTCTGCAGTTTGGCAAAACAGATGATCGTGTTTATACGCAACTTACGCCCAATGAAAAATCTGTCGGACATCCTATCGAGTTAACACGTTATCAGATCGCGAATTGTTATATGGGCAGATCTCCGCTTATTAATTCAGGCGGAGCTTCAGCTGGTGAATCAGATCTTGCAGACGCAGTGAGGACAGCCGTTATTAATAAGAGAGCTGGAGGTATGGGATTGATTTCAGGTCGTAAAGCTTTCCAGCGTCCAATGAACGATGGCATCAATTTGTTACATACAATTCAAGATGTGTATCTTGATAGCAACATTACGATCGCATGA
- a CDS encoding histidine phosphatase family protein has translation MSNHYSQKIFLVRHGQTAWSLSGKHTGRSNIPLTEAGKRNATKLRPVLAHLNFEMALTSPLQRARETAHLAGFDEAIEDPDLMEWDYGQYEGITTAEIRKTAPNWTVFTQPCPGGESGRSVGKRVDRVIDRVKGCRGDAILFAHGHVLRVLCARWLDMNPAQGMHFVLGTGNLNILGYEHETPAIEVWNEHIH, from the coding sequence ATGAGTAATCATTACAGCCAAAAGATTTTTCTTGTTAGACATGGCCAAACAGCGTGGTCATTATCTGGCAAGCATACGGGGCGTAGTAATATCCCACTAACTGAGGCTGGCAAACGAAATGCGACAAAACTGCGACCAGTATTAGCACATCTCAATTTCGAAATGGCGTTGACTTCACCACTACAACGTGCACGTGAAACGGCACATCTCGCTGGCTTTGACGAAGCAATTGAAGATCCCGATTTAATGGAATGGGACTATGGGCAGTACGAGGGGATCACGACTGCAGAAATACGTAAAACTGCGCCAAATTGGACGGTATTTACCCAGCCTTGTCCCGGTGGCGAAAGCGGCAGAAGTGTTGGCAAGCGCGTCGATCGTGTTATCGATCGTGTAAAAGGTTGCCGCGGAGATGCTATACTTTTTGCGCATGGGCATGTACTACGTGTACTGTGCGCGCGTTGGCTAGACATGAATCCAGCTCAAGGAATGCACTTTGTACTAGGAACTGGCAATCTCAATATTTTGGGGTATGAACATGAAACACCTGCCATTGAGGTTTGGAATGAACATATTCATTAG